A genomic stretch from Campylobacter lari subsp. concheus includes:
- the fumC gene encoding class II fumarate hydratase encodes MEYRIEHDTMGEIKVPNDKYWGAQTERSFENFKIGCEKMPKVLIYAFANLKKSLALVNNKLGKLDDAKKNAIVQACDEIVAGKFDDNFPLAIWQTGSGTQSNMNMNEVIANRATEIMGGDFRKEKLVHPNDHVNMSQSSNDTFPTAMSIVSVEQVEKKLIPALDELIATFEKKVKEFERIIKIGRTHLQDATPLTLAQEFSGYLSMLLHSKEQIIASLPTLRELAIGGTAVGTGLNAHPELSEKVSEELSKLIGTKFISSPNKFHALTSHDAINFTHGAMKGLAANLMKIANDIRWLASGPRCGLGELNIPENEPGSSIMPGKVNPTQCEALTMVAVQVMGNDAAIGFAASQGNFELNVFKPVIIYNFLQSLDLLADAMHSFNIHCAVGIEPNKEKIDHNLHNSLMLVTALNPHIGYENAAKVAKNAHKKGISLKESAMELGLVSEEDFAKFVDPTKMIGPKK; translated from the coding sequence TTTTGAAAATTTTAAAATTGGTTGTGAAAAAATGCCAAAAGTTTTAATTTATGCTTTTGCAAATCTTAAAAAATCTTTGGCTTTAGTTAATAATAAACTTGGCAAATTAGACGATGCTAAAAAAAATGCTATTGTGCAAGCTTGCGATGAAATTGTAGCAGGAAAATTTGATGATAACTTCCCACTAGCAATATGGCAAACAGGTTCAGGTACTCAAAGCAATATGAATATGAACGAAGTTATAGCAAATCGTGCTACTGAAATTATGGGCGGTGATTTTAGAAAAGAAAAACTTGTTCACCCAAATGATCATGTAAATATGAGCCAAAGCTCAAATGATACTTTTCCAACTGCTATGAGCATAGTTTCAGTAGAACAAGTAGAAAAAAAACTTATCCCTGCTCTAGATGAGCTTATTGCCACTTTTGAAAAGAAAGTAAAAGAATTTGAAAGGATTATTAAAATAGGAAGAACTCACCTTCAAGATGCTACACCACTTACCCTAGCTCAAGAATTTAGTGGATATCTCTCTATGTTACTTCATTCAAAAGAGCAAATCATCGCTTCTTTGCCTACATTAAGAGAGCTTGCAATAGGCGGGACAGCTGTTGGTACAGGATTAAATGCTCATCCAGAACTTAGTGAAAAAGTAAGCGAAGAATTAAGCAAGCTAATAGGTACTAAATTTATTTCAAGTCCAAATAAATTCCATGCACTAACAAGTCATGATGCAATTAATTTTACCCATGGAGCTATGAAAGGTTTAGCTGCGAATTTAATGAAAATAGCAAATGATATTAGATGGCTAGCAAGTGGTCCTAGATGTGGTCTTGGAGAGTTAAACATACCTGAGAATGAACCAGGAAGTTCTATCATGCCAGGTAAGGTTAATCCTACTCAGTGTGAAGCCTTAACTATGGTTGCAGTACAAGTTATGGGAAATGATGCAGCAATTGGTTTTGCAGCAAGCCAAGGAAATTTCGAGCTTAATGTTTTTAAACCTGTGATTATTTATAACTTCTTGCAAAGCCTTGATTTATTGGCTGATGCTATGCACTCATTTAATATCCACTGTGCTGTTGGTATAGAGCCAAATAAAGAAAAAATAGATCATAATTTACATAATTCTTTAATGCTAGTAACTGCATTAAATCCACACATTGGTTATGAAAATGCAGCTAAAGTAGCAAAAAATGCCCATAAAAAAGGCATTTCTTTAAAAGAAAGCGCTATGGAACTTGGCTTAGTAAGCGAGGAAGACTTTGCTAAATTTGTAGATCCTACAAAAATGATAGGGCCAAAAAAATAA
- a CDS encoding HIT family protein, producing MIYENDYLFIEKENSQIPWVKIFTKENYRELSDCPTFLQNMLFQYVLACELSLREHYNPEKINIASFANYVPRVHFHVMARFKEDAFFPECMWGKQQREVRDLNLPDFEGFKLILLKEINNIHV from the coding sequence ATGATTTATGAAAATGATTATTTATTTATAGAAAAAGAAAATTCTCAAATTCCTTGGGTAAAAATTTTTACTAAAGAAAATTACAGAGAATTAAGTGATTGTCCAACCTTTTTACAAAATATGCTTTTTCAGTATGTTTTAGCTTGCGAATTAAGCCTTAGAGAGCATTATAACCCAGAAAAAATCAACATAGCTTCCTTTGCAAACTATGTACCAAGAGTGCATTTTCATGTTATGGCGCGTTTTAAAGAAGATGCTTTTTTTCCTGAATGCATGTGGGGAAAACAACAAAGAGAAGTAAGGGATTTAAATTTACCAGACTTTGAGGGATTTAAATTAATTTTGCTCAAAGAAATAAACAATATCCATGTTTAA
- a CDS encoding DUF1090 family protein, with protein MRKIFILLTLCSFAFSTQCEVKIKQIQKEIVYAKNYNHQEKALSLELALKEVQADCTKDPLFYDKKLEAKKLKEQEIEKIEQELKELKKQKDYMSKTEYKNKKQALKDKKDKIKKDIEEYINKL; from the coding sequence ATGAGAAAAATTTTTATTTTACTTACACTTTGCTCATTTGCATTTTCCACGCAATGTGAGGTTAAAATAAAGCAAATTCAAAAAGAAATAGTTTATGCTAAAAATTACAATCATCAAGAAAAAGCTTTAAGTTTAGAATTAGCCTTAAAAGAAGTTCAGGCAGATTGTACAAAAGATCCTCTTTTTTATGATAAAAAATTAGAGGCTAAAAAACTTAAAGAGCAAGAGATAGAAAAGATCGAACAAGAGTTAAAAGAATTAAAAAAACAAAAAGATTATATGAGTAAAACAGAGTATAAAAATAAAAAACAAGCTTTAAAAGACAAAAAAGACAAAATCAAAAAAGATATTGAAGAATATATCAACAAACTCTAA
- a CDS encoding DUF4153 domain-containing protein — MLFSYTIGVLFNFLENLSIVHLCLWFGVFLLFNFWINLSFYKIKKIIFYIFLVFLIFLTSFVFYAIIIRITQYGFTPERLAVLTFNLWLLISSFLSVFKQNEAPKYSFYILAIISLFLGFFANHISIYSQKYQLEKLEKIIQEKKLELDYSKSKQYYNQIKDIKNTIHNLDKNYDKSYSFDEFLKANNLNHLKNQAKLSNPNLSIYKNFNPEYLKLKKDYDEVLFNFTNKSNFKYSMKIQDNILYFYLQEQEILKIIDFDKTLKTYQKNSQLDYELYNSSTITFIPLMFNIDARGNVTKFKTHIFIKNTK, encoded by the coding sequence ATGCTTTTTAGTTATACTATTGGTGTTCTTTTTAACTTTTTAGAAAATCTTAGTATCGTTCATTTGTGTCTTTGGTTTGGAGTTTTTTTATTATTTAATTTTTGGATAAATTTATCTTTTTATAAAATTAAAAAAATTATTTTTTATATTTTTCTTGTGTTTTTAATATTTTTAACAAGTTTTGTATTTTATGCTATTATAATTAGAATTACACAATATGGATTTACACCTGAACGCTTAGCTGTATTAACTTTTAATTTATGGCTTTTAATTTCAAGTTTTTTAAGCGTATTTAAACAAAATGAAGCACCTAAGTATTCTTTTTACATACTAGCAATAATATCTTTATTTTTAGGTTTTTTTGCTAACCATATAAGTATATATTCTCAAAAATATCAATTAGAAAAACTAGAAAAAATTATACAAGAAAAAAAACTAGAACTTGACTATTCTAAAAGCAAACAATACTATAATCAAATAAAAGATATTAAAAATACTATACATAATTTAGATAAAAATTATGATAAATCTTATAGTTTTGATGAATTTTTAAAGGCAAATAATTTAAATCATTTAAAAAATCAAGCAAAACTTTCCAATCCTAATCTTTCTATATATAAAAATTTTAATCCTGAATACTTAAAATTAAAAAAAGACTATGATGAAGTATTATTTAATTTCACTAATAAAAGTAATTTTAAATACTCAATGAAAATACAAGATAATATTTTATATTTTTACTTACAAGAACAAGAAATTTTAAAAATTATAGATTTTGATAAAACTTTAAAAACCTATCAAAAAAATTCTCAACTAGATTATGAGCTTTACAATAGCTCTACTATAACTTTTATACCTTTAATGTTTAACATAGATGCAAGGGGAAATGTAACAAAATTTAAAACTCATATTTTTATAAAAAATACCAAATAA